The genomic DNA cccgcagctccagcaatttgttcaggaccacttccctggtgattgtaattttcttgagtgcctccctcccttccatttcatgatttacaactatttctgggatgttacctgtatccctTATGATGAGaatcgatgcaaaatacctgttcaattcatctgccatctccttatttccccttattaattccccagacgcactttctataggaccaacgctcactttgttaacttctttttaaaatatctatagaaactcttactatctttctatttctcaccagctttctctccTACTTTAATttttttcctccttattaatcgttttgtcgttctttgctgctttctatattctgtccaatcttctgacctggcacccagctttgcacaattatatgctttttctttaagtttgataccatctttaacatttttagttaaccacagatcccTTGGTCCTTCCCTTGGATTTTTTCTTTCCACTACAATGTAGTTTATGTTCCTgaaagcttgctgtgcgcacattagcTCCCATGGTTCCCTGCATTAAAGCAGCTTAAACCATATTTCATTAGCTGGATTGGAAGTCATCAAAGGTGCTACatgaatgcaagttatttctttctttctgGAGAGTAATATTGGGTGGATGTAATATTGGAGTTGCACTTGATCTGGTCAGTTAGCTGACTGAGTGGGGAATGGGAATGGTGGGATTTGGTTACAAAATCAATACGCTTAACTTGTCCGTCAGTGAAAATGTTGTTAAAAAGAATGTACAATTATAGCCTTAATAATGAAAACGGAAGATGGTGAAGGGAGATATAAATAATTCCACCCGTTATGATTTAATGGCATCGCAATGTGATGTCTATAATTGTATAATTGTCTAATTAATTATATTGTATGAATCCAGCAGACAGAATTTGTCAACGTTTAGCTGTCCTAACAATGGAAAATTACTTTTGATTAGATACACAACAGATGCAGTACGATGGCCGAGGAAATGAAATTGGAACCTGAACAATCCACTTCGACAGGTGGGAAAGGTGGAAAAGGTGCAATTCGAAAAGTGATCAACTATTTTACTAGCACTGGTAAGGGATGATTAGGAAATGGTTAGGCATCACCCGACAGAAAGATACCATTGAGGGAATGAATTAGAAGTTAGCTTGGCTAAATAGAAGCAGGAGGTTGTCGTTCAGCCGCTAGAACATCTTACACAGGAACACGAATAAGTCATTCAAACCCTTGAGTACgttacataggaacagaagtagacaaTTTTGCCCATCTAGCCTGTTACATCAGAACAGGCGAGGCCATTCTAGCCTCTCAACGCTGTTAAATAGGAATAGATCATCCAGGTCAATGAACCGGTTGCATAACAATTGACGCCATTTAGCCTCTCAAAGCAGTTACATTGGAACAGGTGGAGACAATTCATTCACTCGAGTCTGTTGAATCGGTACAGGAGGACGCTATTTAGTTTCTCGAGTCTAttgcatagaagcaggagtaggtcaatgGACGATTAGAATCggtaacataggaacagaagtaagccTTTCAGCCCTTCGGATCTGTTCCACTATACAGTTAGGTTGCATCTGATATGTATCATTGCTATATTTAGATATGCTGTATGTGAGGTAAGGACGTTCTTCATTGTGAATTTAAATCCGGTGCCAATTGGTTGGAACTAGTAGATGTGTGTACTGATACCTCCATAAATATGTTGGTCATATTTCGTAATTTTTTTGTTCACATTTACTTTTTTTAATAGCTGGTGATAATGATGGAATCAGACAACTACTGGACAGTTACAGTGACACAGAGTTAGACATTATTACCAAGTTCTACCGTGAGAGATTGGAGGAGGCGATTTTAGAATTGGTGGAGAGCATCGCCTTGGCACTAATGAAAACCGATTCCTTGAGCAGCGCTCAATATGGGGTATTTTGTATGACATATACTTTTTGCATTAATAAACTAAATAGTGTGCGGGAGGGGGTGGGTTGGTTGACAGGAGGGTTCAAGTGAGGTGATttttagaaagttaaagagaaaggataaGGCATAGTGCAGGGTTCTGATATAGGTAATGAAAACCATAGTGTAACAGGAAGGAACAGAGGATAGAAACATGAGCGTGTACTTCAAATCGGATCAGAATGGGGGTTAAAAGATAAacaaagacaaaattaaaggctctttatctgaatgcaggcagcattcataacaagataatGATGCCATACATCGAAATAAATAGGCATAATCTGACAGCCATTGCAGAGACGTGGTTACAAGGCTTGGAAATGAATATTCATGGttacttgacatttcagaaggataggaagaaaggtagCTCTGTTAATGGGGAAGTATGTGATCAGCACAGTAGTGGGAAATGATCTTAGCTtggaggatcaagatgtagaatcagcttGGGTGGAGATAAGGAATAACAAGGGAACAAAGTCACTGGTGAAAGTGGTTATAGGTACCATAACATTAGCTACTCTGTCGAAAAGAGTAGGAATCAAGAAGCGATAGGGATTTGCAATGAAGGTTTTGTAATaataatgggggaattcaaccttcATACAGATTCGACAAATCAAATTTACAAAGGTAAATCTGAGGATTTGTGGACGAGATCACAGAGTATATTCAGGACAGTTCCTCAGCACTGTGGAACCAACAAGGGGAAAGGCATTTTTTTAGCCTGGTAAAGTTAATGAGACATGCTTAATTAGTGATCTCATACGAAAGGATCAccaagggaagagtgatcataacatgatagaattttgcgTTCAGTGTGACAGTGAAAACGTAGGTCTGAAACTAgtttcttaaacttaaataaagggaaATGCAAATGTATGGAGACATAGTTGGCTAAAGAGGACAGGGAAAATAGAttgaaaggtaagacagtagataagCAGTGCCAGACATTTAAGGATATTTTTTCACAATGGTTGAGAAAGATATATTGCATTGGAAAAgaaagactcgatgagaaggagGAATCATCCGTGACTAACAAAGAAAGTTACCAATGGTAGCAGATTGAAAGAAAAGGTATtcaatgttgcaaagattagtCGTGGGCCAAAAGATTCAGAAATATTTAgaaacagcaaaggatgactaaagaaAAGAGGGAGAATAgactatgaaagtaaactagcaagaaaaatGAACAtagacagtgagtttcagaaacaATATAAAAACGGAAGGCAGTGGCTAACATAAAAATTGGTCCCTTCGAGGATGATTGTCGAGAATTAATTATGtgaagcaaggaaatggcagagcatTTGAACAAACATTTTGTACATGTCTTAAGGGtggagacactaaaagcatcccaattatTGTAGAAAATCAGGGGCAAaggagagggaggaacttaaaacacatCATCACTTGACAGTTAAGTGCTGGGAAAACTTATGGGACGAAAGACTACAAGTCCCCCGgatctgatggtctgcatccttggGTCTCAAAAGAAGTGACTGCTGAGATAATGGATgctttggttgtaatcttccaaacttTCTTAAACTCtggaaagtctgagtgtatcagaaagtGCAAGAACTGAGGGAGCCAGAGAGCAGGAAACTACCTGGCAGCCTGTTAGCctcacatctgtcattgggaaaatgttgggatccattattaaggaaggacatttaggaaatcataatataatcaggcagcgtcaacatcattttatgaaagggaaatcgtgtttctcaaatttattggagttattcGAGGATGTAACGGTCAGGTTAAATAAAGGAGGACATGCaagtgtagtatatttggatttccaaaagacatccgGTCAGCTGCCGTAATAAAATTTTACAATACATGAGCTCAGAGTGttgggggtaaaatattagcatggatagagaattggctaactgacaggaaacagagtcggcataaactgttcattttcaggttggcaaactgtaactagtagggttccacagggatcagtgtttgggcctcaactatttgttgtcgggactggagtgagATTTAACCGAGTTTAATAAGAAAtatgtgaaacagagactgagacagaagcaACAAGCTGAGAATAATTGAGTCTTTATTctgtgttttactttcacttttcctttgctagcatgtgttttCTACAACAGTCCCAAGCGTACAGAAAGCACAATGCGATATCAATTTCAAAACACGACAATGCTACAGAGATAAGAAGGTATTTATTTCTCAGAGTGTCGTGaaacattggaattctctaccccagggagctgtggagccAGCCATTGAATATATTTATAAGGCTGAGATAAACAGGTTCTTGAACTATGTCGaggattatggggaacaggcaggaaagtggagttgagaccaataTCAAATCAGCCATGAGAGCAGACGCGAGGGGTCATATAGCCTATCCTTGCTTCTATATGTTATGTTATTCAGGGCCATCGAATGGGATGCTCGGTTTGAATTGGAGCAAAGTATCAGTTACTTCTTGGGAAAGTGGTTGCAGTGGGAAGTGAGACTTTATCGAGTCACCATTGCAACCTCCCCTGGACGGGGGCAATTTTCATTTCGCACAACAGTGTTAAGTTAGACGCCTGCCAATTGATTGTCCATTGTATGCCACGCCCGATTTATCTCATTTAAGCTGTTACCTGCTTCACTCGACAAACCTCTCCAACACGGCCAGCAAGCATTAATAACCAGCTGATAGACGTTGCCCATGCGCCTAACTGGCTCGGGGAAATGTGCAGCACCGTTCCAGAGGGATTGGAACACTAGTATTTCATCAGTTTCTGTTGAAAACTTATCATAAGCTGTTCTTGTTGGCATgtaaagcaggaaatataaattagatttcAATGATgcataaaaaaacaaaataaagactAATAAATGCagatggggaggagggagggggataaaaGACGTGCACGAAAATGCAAAGAAAACTTTAAAAAGATCTGTAATACTAATGCAGAAATCCGACTCAACACTACGAAAAATGTTTTCAGGGTCAGAGAGTTTGTTGATCAGTAGCTACCACTTATCACGTTAAAAGCTCACTGAATGCTGCATGCAcaagccctagccttttcagctgTCTTTAATGAGGACTAGTTGAGAAGCGCAACAAGTTTGTCCCGTTTCAGGCATTTCAATGCTGAGTTTATTGGCAAGGATTGCAACAGTGCATCCTATGGCGTCACAAGGTATCTCAGAGAGATACTAGATTTTGTGTTTATCTGCGCATGCGTGAACATCGGAAGTTGCTGTCAAATGTATCCCAGAATAATGGTGAGTGCTGATTGATAACCTCAACATTGTTATTGCAGCAAAATCCTGGCCATCAATAACTTTCCGAAGCGTTCGTGTAACTTTTCAGTGGTTGTTTCAAATTACCCTCGCTGAGGCTTGGACTTCATTCTCTATTCCTTTGAATGCTAATTTTAATTCCATGCTACTCTAAACACAGAAATCCACTGCACAGGAGATTCAGTCTAACACGCTGATGTGTCAGACGTAGCTTCGTGCATCATACTTTCACCTCAGAGTCAAAACGTCTTGGGTTCGAGTCCTCCTCTGGATGCTGAAACACCATAATCCAGACCTTTACGCCCTCGTGTCTGGAGTGAGGGAGCACAGCAGTGTGTAAAATGCTGTTTATTAGATCAGTTATTGGTCTGAAATTCCATGTCGTGCTAGAACAATAAAAATGACACTACTTCTGAAGTTGAGCTGGTGAGCTCTCCTCAGCACCctgggcaaatatttatccctgaaccaacatcactaaaagggtATTATCTGGTCACTGTCACAACCTTCTCTGTGGGACGGTGTCTGCAGAAACTCCATCATTATAGCACTGACTATACCTCAAATGTGCTTCATTGGCTCAAAAGTCATTTGGTGATGTCCTGAGAGTGCGAAATACATTGTATAAATGATGGAATTTCCTTTTTTTCcattcatttctttgttcccttcctTTCTTCCTTGTTTAATTATTTCACTCATCTTTCCTTCTGTTCATTCTTTCTGTccttctttatttcttttcatccttattttttttacataccaacatacgaattaggagcaggagtaggtcacttggctcctcaagcctgctccgccattcaataagatcatgactgatctgattgtaaccgtgactccacattctcgcctacccccgataacctttcactcccttgcttatcaagaatctgtccacctcttccttaaaaatattcaaagactctgcttccaccgccttttgaggaagagaattccaaagatacaccaccctcagaagaaaaactcatccgtcttAAATGCGCGACGCCTTATTTTTCCTTCCTTCTCTATTCTCCCTATTTCTTTGTTAATTTGTTTGCTTCTTTTTTTTCTTTATGCCATTCTTTCTTTTTCTTATTCCAGTTCATCAGTAAACTAGTAAACCACCAACGCAGAAAGGAAGCAACTCGGTACCTTCTGGATACAGTGACTGAAGAGAATGGCCGGCCAGAACGCGCATTGTGGGACACGTTGGTGGAAATGCAGGGAGCAAGGCCAAAGCTGAAAGGCATTTTGAAAGAAATCCAGAGGAAAGGTATTGCACCACCCAATATTTCTCCTGACAGCGAAACGTTGGTACGGTTCGGTGTGTCAGAGTGTTAAATACAATACTAATGAAATAAAACGTCTTTACTAGGTCCTCATCTGCTTTATAACGCACGCAGCAGTCAGCTGGAAACGAAACTATCAGGTGATATCCATGGTAAGTGAATGGCCTGATTTTCACATTCTACCCCATCGTGCCTCTGACAATTATATAGATATACCATACCATTCATATGATGACCTCCAACTATTGCTCGAAAGTGCTATCAAAGTTAATACACGAGGGGAGTCTAAATGGACTTGGGGATGTAAAACGGGCAGGTATTCCACTTGCCATAACTTATATACTGCATGCCCGATATTTGGTTTCGTTGAATTATAATGACGTTATGTCATTTCCGTCCTTATTCTGTCTGAGCCTGAATGTGAATTGAGTCCTTTCACAGTCTGGGTGCATATGTGATACCTGCCTATTTGTGTCCCTGCCAAAGTACGCTAGCATTCAGCTGGAACTGAATACTTCCAGGTCCCGATGTCCTAATGCAGCCTGCTGTAGTACAGAACTGTAAGTTAGAAAGACGTCAAGTTTTCCTCTGGCCACCAAAAGATAATGTTGCTATTGTTTAcgtctttgtttttttttgtgtcAAGACTAGAATTCTGCATCCCGACTGTCCCAATCACACTGAATGCCtcaattcagagggcatttaggagtcTGTTAGGTTGATGCGGGTATGGAGTCACATACAGGTCTAAACCAGGTGACTCGAATGACATctgcccagactgggtaaggactagagtcacatataggACCAGAATGGCCGAGGACTTTAGTCATATATAGGACCAAACTGGATAAGGGCAGGACTCATATATACCCCAGAGTCTTTATGGACTGCAGTCACATGTGCGCCCAGACTGTGAAAGGACTTAATTCACATTCAGGCTCAGACAGAGTAAGGACGGGAATGACATATGGTTCCAGACTATGTAAATATTCGAAACATGCATTctcccagactaggtaaggactggagtcacatgtagcctcgGGGTGGCTGtagactggagtcacatgtggttCCAGGTTGGATAAATATAGAATCACACTTACACTCAGAGTCTCTAAGGACTGAGATCACATATGGTTACAGATGGGTGAGGGCAGGAGTCACATATAGCTGCACAGTCAGTGAGGACTAAAGTTGCACACATGTCCTGATTGCTGAACGACTTGATTCACATTTACTTCCACACTGGGTAAGGAATGAAGTCACAGATACGCCCAGACTTGTTAAAGATTCCAGTCACACAGAGCCCCACGCTGGCtatggactggagtcacatgtagtcccaaATTGGGTATGGACTGGCCTCACCTAAATGTCCAGAATGGGGAAGGCTGGAGTCACATATCGTCCCAGAGCAGGTaaagactggagtcacatataggtcgaaACCAATTCGATAGTGCAGAGTTTCCCAGAGTTAAATTTATTCTTGAATGGGCAAGAAAGGAGCGATTGGCCTGAAAGTTTTCTTGACAGTGGCGCAAAATGGGTGGTATTGCATCGGACACCAGTTATATGCCCTGCCTTATATTACACTTAATGGTATTGAATATCAGTCCAGATGAATTTCTACACCTAGAATGTAAAATTGGTGTCTGAATCGCCCGGTTTGCCTCACCACCCAAGCTGAATTTCTATAGATGTTGCCCTTTTTTTTTCGGTGTCCAACAACATTGCAACAATGACACTAATTGCATTATGAATATTCCAATGAAAGGCATCCAAAAGCAACACAAGGAACATCTCCGGTCCAAAAACCAGAATCTGAGTAATGCCACCATCCGAGGAAAGGACAAAACAAAGACATTCTCTCTTGCTGATCGGTACACTGAACTTATAGTTATTTCCTCTCTCCGTGAACGGAGACTGGTGGAACACGAGCTCCTGGCCAGAGGGAAAGACCACGAGGAGTGGCAGCAGAAGTACATCAACAGCGACCTTGAGAAGATCCGCATTGATCAGTTATTCAGGAGCAGTTTCGGCCACACCAGCCTGTCTGGGACCTCAGTGGTGAGCGGGGTGGCAGGGATTGGGAAGACCACTATGGTGCAGAAGATGGTCCACGAATGGGCCCTGGGGACCATGTATACTCAGTTCCAATTTGTTTTTCATTTCACATTCCGAAACCTCAACTCCATAAAGGGGACCACGTCTCTGAAAGAAATAGTGCTGGATTCCTACCCTTACTTAGAAAAGATACTTGGGGATATATGGATGAGGCCAGAATACCTACTCCTGGTGTTCGATGGATTAGACGAGTTCCAACACACGATTGATTTCACAGATCGTGCGACCAGGAAAGTATCTGAGACCAGCTGTACCGGGCCCGAGAGCAGATGTGAGGTGGCTGAGATTGTCCGCTGTCTAGTGCAGCAACAGGTGCTAAAAGGCTGCTCCGTGCTGGTCACAAGTCGGCCAACCGCTCTCAACTCATTGGAACAGGCCAATATCAACCTCTGGGCAGAGATCCTGGGCTTTCTGGCTGACGAAAGGAAAGACTATTTCAGAAGATTTTTCGGGAATGATGAGCTTGCCAGCAACGTCTTCAAATACGTGGAGGAGAACGAGATCCTGTACACCATGTGCTTCAACCCTTCCTACTGCTGGATCATCTGCTCCACCTTGGGCCCGCTCTTCACTCAGCCAGAAGGGAAGAGACCACTCCCAAAAACTATCACCCAACTCTTTTCCAACTACGTTTACAACCTGTTGAAAAACCACCAGCGAGATGTAGAGGACCAGCGGGTGGAGTTACTCCGAATCGGGGAGTTGGCCTACCAAGGAGTTTCAAAAAGGGTCATTGTTTTCAATGAGGACCACTTCAGCCAAAATCAGCTGGAGCCCTCCAAATTCATCTCAGGATTTATGATGGAGATCCTAGAGAGGGATGACGCAGCAAAAAACACTGTGTACACGTTCCTCCACCTCACCATTCAGGAATTCTTGGCGGCCCTCGCTCACTACTTGACTCCGAGGCACCAGAATATGTTGGAGCTCCTTCACTGGGCTTTTAAgaaggatgacggtcgctttgagaTCTTTATTCGTTTCGTGGTGGGTCTTTCAACTCCCACTTCTTCGCAACAGCTGGGAGAGATCCTGGGTCCTCTGTCTCACGGCACCACCTGTCAGGTGATAGACTGGTTGAAGGCCAACGTTCAGGCAGAGATCAAAAACATGGACAGGAGTGCGGGCAAGAGGCAGCTGCTGAACATATTCCACTACCTGTGCGAGTCTCAGAACAGAGCTTTGGCCCAGATGACCGTTGGGTCGGTGGAGCGACTGATCTTTGGGGACTCCATTCCACAGAAGGCACTGAGATTGAACCCATTGGATTGTGCTGTGCTATCCCACGTAGTGCAACTCTGCGAAACCATGGATGAGCTGAATTTGGAGAAATGCTACATTCAGGAAGAGGGGGTCAAGCGACTGGCTCCCGCCATCCACAAATTCAAAGTTCTGAGGTATTTATTAATGGGGATGAAATTGGACATGGGTGGGACGTAAAACAGGCGATTATCTATTGCTCAAATGTTATAGGCTCTACCTGACATTCAGTTCCTTTGACTACAGTACCTGCCTTCTTCTCTACCTGTTTTTCTTTCCAGGACACGGAAGCAGAAAGGGCCCAGACTAAGTTAGTTGGTCTCACCACGCTCAGTGCGTGAAGGGCCTAATCTACATTCCCAGCCTGTCCTGAGCTAGTTGTACTcgcctgggacacacacacacacacaagcacacccctGACCTGCGTAAAAGTGGGTGAACCCAGCAGCTGCTGGGCTCAGCACACATGAATAGAGCTAGAAGGAGCTCCATTCAATCACCAGTCTGAGCTGAGTTAACCCCTCTCACACAGCGCTGGACTGAGCACACATGAATAGAGCTAGAAGGAGCTCCATTCAATCACCAGTCTGAGCTGAGTTAACCCCTCTCACACAGCGCTGGACTGAGCACACATGAATAGAGCTAGAAGGAGCTCCATTCAATCACCAGTCTGAGCTGAGTTAACCCCTCTCACACAGCGCTGGACTGAGCACACATGAATAGAGCTAGAAGGAGCTCCATTCAATCACCAGTCTGAGCTGAGTTAACCCCTCTCACACAGCGCTGGGCTCAGCTCCAGACTCAGAGCAGGAAGGTCCAAATCTCAATCCCGAGCCAATGCTGCTCAGTAATTTCAACTGAGGCAGGCGGCATCAGAACAAATTCACACCTTTTAAACATCGAATTAACAGATAACTGACGAAATACCAGAATTACAATGCAAATTTTTTTTAACATTTTGTAATTTGACCCCATTTTTTGAAACGTTGCTTACATTTGTCACACATTGCAGTAATTCCCAACCGCAGTCTACTTCCTCATGGATATCAATCCCACTAGCACAGTTAAAGCTCTAACTACAACTCCAATAGGAcatgagctccctccctaacagcactgcgggtgtaccagcAGCACTgcaggtgcacctaccccacatggactgcagcggttcaagaacacatcacaccaccaccttctcaagtgcaatgatagggatgggcaataaatgctggcctggccagtgacacccacatcccaagaaacaaTCATGAAAGAAATGAGTTCCCTTCGAAAAATCTACAAGGGTTGTAAGTTTTAGCTCGTAGAGGGTGAAAATAAATATTCGATGGCGTTTCACCTGTGTAGCTCGACTGccgagaccaatttcacccccacaaCTGGTGCCAGACAACTGAAGATTAACTAGCTGGTGTTTTGACCCTACCAGTTACCATGTGAAGGGTCTATACTTGACGTATAGGCCAACCACGTCTTGACTCAGTGAGGTTGCCACTTATGCATCACAGTTGTTGCTCAAGGGAAGAGCCAAGGTGGGATAGTACGAAGGTTCATCATAGACAGTAGGTTTTCAACACCGATTTCCAAGAGAGACACGGGTTGATAAATTTGTCTTTTTGCGGATAGCACTAGATGGGTGATAGCGctcgggggcgtgggggggggtggggtcggtGGGGGGGAGGAGTGGAAAATGAGCGGCAAATTTGCCATTGCCCACCTTGTACTACAGCCCAAGAGGAACGTTTAACCCATTAGACATGGCAACCGAATGCAGAACCTGTGAAATGTTAAGTTTTTCATGACGACAGAAATTGTTTTTCATGATTCATTTTCTACATTTCTTTATATGGGGATTATTTCAGCCGGAGGGTGGGTTGGAATTTAACAATAACAGAATACAACTGGTTTTTACTCCTCGCCTGATTTTACTCACCTTTGACTTCAGTAGAATAAAATTGGGCCGGATGTAAAAAGATTTGTCATAACACCATCAGTTTCCTGGTCAGGTGCTTAACTGGTTTCCAAGTTTAATGGTCTGTACTGGCACTTTTAAAAACCTATCCAATTCGTCCCAAATCCCTCGCTCTTTTCCCAAACCAATGCAAATATTtgcccttcatgtatttatcctcTGCCCTTTCTGAAGgttgttattgaatttgcttccagccTAAGTGGAACCCAATTCATAACAATTTGCTGCGTAAAATGATAAAATAAAACCTCCTCATCTCTTTTTTTGTTGTCCATTGTTTAAATTTGCTGTCTTTTGCTTAGTGACCCTTACTCCGGTGGAAATAAATTGTCCTTATGAATCTATTAAACTACTTAATAGTTTTGAACAATTCATATCTCCCCGTCTTTCTGTACTCTACCAAGAAATATTTGAGAAGGTTTCCTTTAACGTgcaggagatttttttttatatgAAAGAAAGA from Heterodontus francisci isolate sHetFra1 unplaced genomic scaffold, sHetFra1.hap1 HAP1_SCAFFOLD_606, whole genome shotgun sequence includes the following:
- the LOC137360541 gene encoding NACHT, LRR and PYD domains-containing protein 3-like; translation: MNIPMKGIQKQHKEHLRSKNQNLSNATIRGKDKTKTFSLADRYTELIVISSLRERRLVEHELLARGKDHEEWQQKYINSDLEKIRIDQLFRSSFGHTSLSGTSVVSGVAGIGKTTMVQKMVHEWALGTMYTQFQFVFHFTFRNLNSIKGTTSLKEIVLDSYPYLEKILGDIWMRPEYLLLVFDGLDEFQHTIDFTDRATRKVSETSCTGPESRCEVAEIVRCLVQQQVLKGCSVLVTSRPTALNSLEQANINLWAEILGFLADERKDYFRRFFGNDELASNVFKYVEENEILYTMCFNPSYCWIICSTLGPLFTQPEGKRPLPKTITQLFSNYVYNLLKNHQRDVEDQRVELLRIGELAYQGVSKRVIVFNEDHFSQNQLEPSKFISGFMMEILERDDAAKNTVYTFLHLTIQEFLAALAHYLTPRHQNMLELLHWAFKKDDGRFEIFIRFVVGLSTPTSSQQLGEILGPLSHGTTCQVIDWLKANVQAEIKNMDRSAGKRQLLNIFHYLCESQNRALAQMTVGSVERLIFGDSIPQKALRLNPLDCAVLSHVVQLCETMDELNLEKCYIQEEGVKRLAPAIHKFKRWAQLQTQSRKVQISIPSQCCSVISTEAGGIRTNSHLLNIELNHNNIGDSGVKLLSATLKHPDCKTQRLELQDNNLTAACIEHLWSAFSVNQCLTMLYLDGNQFTDECVPNLRNLILSCKNMELIQIWRNPFGPDGQKQLRSLRESRPGLRVFV